The following coding sequences lie in one Capsicum annuum cultivar UCD-10X-F1 chromosome 5, UCD10Xv1.1, whole genome shotgun sequence genomic window:
- the LOC107870198 gene encoding uncharacterized protein LOC107870198 has product MSKEIEMSGDQHDQEETSPLIPPPLIIQPSLNNININDDIIDLEAGPGEQIQCRICLESDGRDFIAPCKCKGTSKYVHRECLDHWRSVKEGFAFAHCTTCKAPYYLRVHGHDDRKWRTLKFRFFVTRDILSIFLAVQLVIASLGYLVYIIDTYKKSWLRLIWGFDSELSFYYICGALLFFALLGLSGCFITCFDRRVRNDLAQPCREVCLCCCHPGVCADCHLPGTICIWTDCTTCFEGCASMAGECGGCIGGAGEAGLPFLVIMALVVLGLFTIIGIFYSVLVATMVGQRIWQRHYHILAKRMLTKEYVVEDVDGEDTENDWSPPPLPEEHVQQLKALKLL; this is encoded by the exons atgtcaaaagaaaTAGAAATGAGTGGTGATCAACATGATCAAGAGGAAACTTCTCCTTTGATTCCTCCACCTTTGATTATTCAGCCTAGtcttaataatatcaatattaatgatgatataattgaccTTGAAGCTGGTCCTGGTGAACAAATTCAATGTCGTATTTGCCTTGAATCTGACG GTAGGGATTTTATAGCGCCATGCAAGTGCAAGGGAACATCAAAGTATGTCCATCGCGAGTGCCTTGATCATTGGCGTTCTGTCAAG GAAGGATTTGCCTTTGCCCATTGCACTACTTGCAAAGCTCCCTATTACTTGAGAGTTCATGGTCATGATGATAGAAAATGGCGAACTTTGAAGTTTCGATTTTTTGTAACCAGAGACATTTTATCCATATTTCTTGCGGTTCAGCTT GTTATAGCTTCATTGGGATACTTAGTTTACATCATTGATACATACAAGAAGTCTTGGCTTCGTTTGATTTGGGGATTCGATAGTGAACTAAGCTTCTATTACATATGCG GGGCCCTATTGTTTTTCGCTTTGCTGGGCCTGTCTGGTTGCTTCATAACTTGTTTCGACCGAAGAGTGCGCAATGATTTGGCTCAGCCCTGCCGCGAAGTGTGCCTTTGCTGCTGTCATCCCGG AGTCTGTGCCGACTGTCATTTGCCTGGTACGATCTGTATATGGACTGATTGTACCACATGCTTTGAAGGTTGTGCTAGTATGGCAGGTGAATGTGGAGGTTGCATAGGAGGTGCCGGTGAAGCTGGGTTGCCATTTTTAGTTATAATGGCTCTAGTCGTGCTTGGATTGTTTACTATCATCGGCATATTTTACAGTGTTTTGGTTGCTACGATGGTCGGACAGAGAATCTGGCAGCGCCACTATCACATACTTGCAAAAAGAATGCTTACCAAG GAATACGTCGTGGAGGATGTTGATGGTGAGGATACCGAAAATGATTGGTCCCCTCCACCTCTCCCGGAGGAACATGTTCAGCAACTGAAAGCGCTGAAACTTCTGTAA
- the LOC107870199 gene encoding UBP1-associated protein 2B — protein MAAKNEAKKRKIIKKSENSVATTSKITKNHPKNQQKTPKSVNPTRPDSGSDSDSDPLPLKIQKLLEPYTKEQLVSLAVDTALSHPSFYNLVQSTADKDVTHRKIFVYGLARETTRQTLVSVFEEYGEVEECNVVVDHATGKGKGYAFVVFKTRRSAVKALRQPRMMIDNRLASCKLASLKESKDKESVGVVSGSNEFGNRKIYVSNVPKDIDSERLRMFFAKFGEIEVGPMGFDSSTGKSKGYALFVYRTVEEAKRCLEEPCKMFEGRQLYCKKAAEGKVGGGAASITTEIVQQPLLAMPSGQGVYGPQSMGVLGQNTNVAMMNSFYGGVLANPYGVYTNPFVGVGSYGQQIPGGMGIAAGYGGLLDSLGGGVSGLGAYGGVGSSTSTSGSAGGVATGLMQLYPNKQVGQSSAAKLPGSSGYSSHL, from the exons ATGGCTGCTAAAAACGAAGCAAAAAAAcgaaaaatcatcaaaaaatcaGAAAATTCAGTAGCTACCACTtccaaaatcaccaaaaatcacccaaaaaatcaacaaaaaacacCCAAATCAGTTAATCCAACCCGACCCGACTCCGGCTCCGATTCCGACTCCGACCCATTACCATTGAAAATCCAGAAACTTCTAGAACCTTACACTAAGGAACAGCTCGTTTCACTAGCAGTTGATACAGCACTTTCACATCCATCTTTTTACAACCTCGTACAGTCGACGGCAGACAAGGATGTTACGCATAGGAAGATATTCGTGTACGGGTTGGCGCGTGAGACCACGCGCCAAACCCTCGTATCCGTGTTCGAGGAGTACGGGGAGGTTGAGGAATGTAATGTCGTGGTTGATCATGCTACTGGTAAGGGTAAAGGGTATGCGTTTGTTGTGTTCAAAACGAGGAGGTCGGCTGTTAAAGCGTTGAGACAACCTAGGATGATGATTGATAATCGTTTAGCTTCGTGTAAGTTGGCTTCGTTGAAGGAGAGTAAGGATAAGGAGAGTGTTGGTGTTGTTTCTGGGAGTAATGAGTTTGGTAATAGGAAGATATATGTGAGTAATGTGCCTAAGGATATTGATTCGGAGAGATTAAGGATGTTTTTCGCGAAGTTTGGGGAGATTGAGGTTGGACCGATGGGGTTTGATTCGAGTACTGGGAAGTCGAAAGGGTATGCTTTGTTTGTTTATAGAACGGTAGAGGAGGCGAAGAGATGTTTGGAAGAGCCGTGTAAGATGTTTGAGGGGAGGCAATTGTATTGTAAGAAGGCGGCTGAGGGGAAAGTTGGTGGTGGAGCGGCTAGTATTACTACGGAGATTGTGCAGCAGCCGTTGTTGGCAATGCCGTCGGGGCAAGGTGTGTATGGACCTCAGAGTATGGGGGTGTTGGGTCAGAACACGAATGTGGCAATGATGAATTCGTTTTATGGTGGAGTACTTGCTAACCCGTATGGAGTATATACGAATCCGTTTGTAGGAGTTGGTAGTTACGGGCAGCAAATCCCTGGTGGGATGGGGATTGCAGCGGGATATGGTGGGTTATTAGATAGTTTAGGAGGGGGTGTTTCGGGTTTAGGGGCATATGGTGGTGTTGGTAGCAGTACTAGTACAAGCGGTTCTGCTGGAGGAGTGGCAACCGGCTTAATGCAGCTATATCCAAATAAGCAAGTTGGCCAATCTTCAGCTGCAAAGCTTCCGGGGAGTAGTGGCTACTCGTCACACTTGTG A
- the LOC107870200 gene encoding prostatic spermine-binding protein, whose amino-acid sequence METSTRLLSVAMIRQRILTCAGESLLVLFAHIFTSTLIQGYLKLLEQKAKTGEEPLDAEEDGNESGDEDGDGDGDEGEDLSSEDVGNVSNNPNTNGSNSKKHSGEGAGGAEENGEDDDEGGGEDDPDDQDDGEGDEDDDDEPDEDDDEEEGGPEGEEETVEEEDDEEEEEEEEEDEDEEAIQPPKKRKK is encoded by the exons ATGGAGACAAGTACGAGATTACTCAGTGTTGCCATGATTAGACAGAGGATTCTAACTTGCGCTGGTGAATCACTGCTAGTTTTATTCGCTCACATCTTCACTTCCACTCTCATCCAG GGGTACTTGAAGCTACTAGAACAAAAGGCTAAAACGGGAGAAGAGCCTCTTGATGCTGAGGAAGACGGAAATGAATCAGGGGACGAGGATGGAGATGGCGATGGAGATGAAGGCGAAGACCTCTCATCGGAAGATGTAGGAAATGTGAGTAATAATCCAAACACCAATGGAAGCAACTCCAAGAAACACAGCGGTGAAGGGGCAGGTGGTGCTGAAGAGAACggtgaagatgatgatgaaggtgGTGGTGAAGACGATCCAGATGACCAAGATGACGGTGAAggtgatgaagatgatgatgatgaaccgGATGAAGATGATGACGAGGAAGAAGGCGGCCCTGAAGGAGAGGAAGAAACTGTTGAAGAAGAGGACgatgaagaagaggaagaggaagaggaagaagatgaggATGAAGAAGCAATTCAGCCAccaaagaagaggaagaagtaa